In Paenibacillus sp. BIC5C1, a genomic segment contains:
- a CDS encoding tyrosine-protein phosphatase: MVEMHCHILSGLDDGPVHMEQSIAMAEKAAASGITSIIATPHHLNGQYNNQPNVVNQAVDLLHAELRKRNICLEIRPGQEIRVHDNLLADLYAGKCCTLAGSRYMLLELPFGHIPSQFPGILQELKLAGIIPIIAHPERNRPIQNNPDLLVEYVGQGALCQITAQSVMGLFGRKVQKWCFHFCKQNGFHFISSDAHNMEERTFSMKAAYHLLERRFGSRLVQTLQNNACSVWNNQIIEPEEPVMMKRRLLFW, translated from the coding sequence ATGGTTGAAATGCACTGCCACATTTTATCCGGTCTGGATGATGGCCCTGTTCATATGGAACAGTCCATTGCGATGGCTGAGAAAGCGGCAGCCTCAGGAATTACCTCGATCATTGCTACTCCGCATCACCTGAACGGGCAGTACAACAATCAACCCAACGTGGTCAATCAGGCAGTGGACCTGCTACATGCAGAACTTCGCAAACGCAACATTTGCTTGGAGATCCGTCCCGGACAGGAGATCAGAGTGCATGACAACCTGCTTGCAGACTTATACGCAGGAAAGTGCTGTACACTCGCCGGGAGTCGTTACATGTTGCTGGAATTGCCCTTTGGTCATATCCCCTCGCAGTTCCCCGGGATACTCCAAGAACTTAAGTTGGCGGGTATCATTCCTATTATTGCTCATCCCGAACGAAATCGTCCAATCCAGAACAATCCCGATTTATTGGTTGAATATGTTGGGCAAGGTGCTCTATGTCAAATCACGGCTCAATCGGTCATGGGACTTTTCGGGCGAAAAGTTCAGAAATGGTGTTTCCATTTTTGCAAACAAAACGGATTTCATTTCATTTCATCAGACGCCCACAATATGGAAGAAAGAACATTTTCAATGAAGGCCGCATATCACCTGCTTGAACGCCGATTTGGAAGTCGTCTAGTTCAAACTTTGCAAAATAATGCGTGCTCGGTATGGAACAATCAAATCATAGAGCCGGAAGAACCTGTGATGATGAAGCGTAGATTGTTGTTCTGGTAA
- a CDS encoding YveK family protein, which produces MELKEYMQILRKRFWIIIAFVAVACIGAGVKNYFFTVPVYEASSKIIVNQAYNAQGVPNLDYASIQTNIKVINSYMEIIKSSAILDKVATTYPDLGLTGKALGERIKVSTANESQVMNLTAIGVSPEKAAKTVNAVTKIFKSQIPVIMKVDNITILSEANPNDNTKPVNYNPLMNVLISFIVGLLLAVGLVFLLEYLDDTLKTEDEIERELGIPTLAVISRVKKDEVRSSKQTILSQQQVGENQYATVNQ; this is translated from the coding sequence ATGGAGTTAAAAGAGTATATGCAAATTTTACGTAAACGTTTTTGGATCATCATTGCTTTCGTTGCTGTTGCTTGTATTGGAGCAGGTGTTAAAAATTATTTTTTTACCGTACCTGTTTATGAGGCTAGTTCCAAGATAATTGTCAACCAGGCCTACAATGCCCAAGGCGTCCCTAATCTTGACTATGCTTCTATTCAAACCAATATAAAAGTAATCAATTCCTATATGGAAATAATCAAATCATCCGCAATCCTCGATAAAGTTGCCACTACATATCCTGACCTTGGCCTAACGGGCAAAGCACTGGGTGAAAGAATAAAAGTATCAACCGCTAATGAATCCCAGGTCATGAATCTAACCGCGATAGGTGTTTCTCCTGAAAAAGCAGCTAAGACAGTCAATGCTGTAACAAAAATATTCAAATCACAAATCCCCGTAATTATGAAAGTGGACAATATCACCATTCTTAGTGAAGCCAACCCTAATGATAATACAAAACCGGTTAATTATAACCCTTTGATGAATGTGTTAATTAGCTTCATTGTTGGTTTGCTGTTGGCTGTAGGATTAGTATTTCTTTTGGAATATCTGGATGACACTCTCAAAACTGAAGACGAGATTGAAAGAGAACTTGGAATACCTACGCTAGCAGTGATATCCAGAGTGAAAAAAGATGAAGTTCGTTCTTCAAAGCAAACAATATTATCCCAACAACAGGTAGGTGAAAATCAATATGCCACGGTTAACCAATGA
- a CDS encoding CpsD/CapB family tyrosine-protein kinase — translation MPRLTNEKMNLVTMVNPKSTNSEAYRKLRTNIQFSSIDSQIQTIMIASAVSGEGKTTTIGNLAVTYAQEGKKVLLMDTDLRKPTVHRMFNVPNHVGLTSVISNQYSVKEVLRETFIEGLHVLTSGAIPPNPSEMIGSRKMTLILEELKQQYDVILFDTPPVLSVTDALIISSLCDGVILVVNSGKVKKDVVKKAKAHLEHVNARILGAVLNNFQLSKNRAAHYGES, via the coding sequence ATGCCACGGTTAACCAATGAAAAGATGAATTTAGTCACAATGGTGAATCCAAAATCAACGAATTCTGAAGCGTATCGTAAGTTAAGAACGAACATTCAATTTTCATCTATAGACAGTCAAATTCAAACCATAATGATTGCTTCAGCTGTTTCTGGAGAAGGAAAGACCACCACGATTGGTAACTTGGCTGTTACGTATGCTCAGGAGGGAAAAAAAGTTTTACTAATGGATACTGATCTGCGTAAGCCGACAGTCCACCGAATGTTTAATGTTCCAAACCATGTAGGGCTCACAAGTGTGATTTCTAATCAGTATTCTGTAAAAGAAGTACTTAGGGAGACTTTTATAGAAGGGCTGCATGTGTTGACTTCTGGGGCGATTCCACCTAATCCTTCTGAAATGATTGGCTCTCGTAAAATGACTTTGATATTAGAAGAATTAAAACAACAATATGACGTGATTCTGTTTGATACCCCACCTGTTTTGTCTGTGACAGATGCGCTAATCATAAGTTCTTTGTGTGATGGCGTGATACTTGTTGTGAATTCAGGAAAAGTGAAAAAGGATGTGGTTAAGAAAGCAAAGGCCCATCTAGAACATGTTAATGCAAGAATATTAGGAGCAGTTCTAAATAACTTTCAGTTATCCAAGAACAGAGCTGCACATTACGGAGAAAGTTAG
- the galU gene encoding UTP--glucose-1-phosphate uridylyltransferase GalU, whose protein sequence is MTRVRKAIIPAAGLGTRFLPATKAMPKEMLPIVDKPTIQYIVEEAVASGIEDIIIVTGKGKRAIEDHFDSAFELEQNLLEKGKLSLLEEVRKSSNVDIHYIRQKEALGLGHAVWCARNFIGNEPFAVLLGDDIVVSDVPCTKQLIQQYEKVNQSVLGVKTVSPSETYRYGIIDPLHTEGRLSSVNSMIEKPPLGTAPSNLAIMGRYILTPKVFEYLEEQNVGAGGEIQLTDALQMLNRDEGISAYDFEGSRFDVGEKLGYILTTLDFALKNKELRAPVLMAIEEILMKEQLNQMLVAGGDSL, encoded by the coding sequence ATGACTAGAGTGAGGAAAGCAATCATTCCCGCAGCCGGTTTGGGAACCCGATTTTTACCCGCTACAAAGGCAATGCCTAAAGAAATGCTCCCTATTGTGGATAAACCGACCATTCAATACATCGTTGAAGAAGCTGTAGCTTCCGGAATCGAGGACATTATTATTGTAACGGGCAAGGGAAAACGTGCGATTGAAGATCATTTTGACAGCGCGTTTGAACTAGAGCAAAATCTGCTCGAAAAAGGAAAGCTCAGCTTACTGGAAGAAGTCCGGAAGTCCTCCAACGTTGATATTCATTACATAAGGCAGAAGGAAGCATTAGGACTTGGGCATGCAGTGTGGTGTGCTCGAAACTTTATTGGCAATGAACCGTTTGCTGTATTGCTTGGTGATGATATTGTGGTTTCTGATGTGCCGTGTACAAAGCAACTCATTCAGCAATATGAGAAGGTCAACCAGTCTGTACTCGGAGTGAAAACAGTAAGTCCAAGTGAAACCTATCGCTATGGAATTATTGATCCCCTGCATACAGAGGGACGTTTATCCTCTGTAAACAGTATGATTGAGAAACCCCCGTTGGGTACAGCACCTTCTAACTTGGCTATTATGGGGCGTTACATTTTGACACCTAAAGTATTTGAGTATCTGGAAGAACAAAATGTGGGCGCGGGTGGTGAGATTCAACTCACGGATGCGCTGCAAATGTTAAATCGGGATGAAGGTATAAGTGCATATGATTTTGAAGGTTCACGATTTGATGTGGGTGAGAAGCTGGGCTATATTTTGACCACACTTGATTTTGCTCTTAAAAATAAAGAATTGCGTGCGCCTGTCCTGATGGCGATTGAAGAGATTTTGATGAAAGAACAATTGAACCAAATGCTTGTAGCTGGAGGGGATAGTCTGTGA
- a CDS encoding sugar transferase: MKLSGPEYFGSGEAIAKEGTAAVLEQPYSQRVGGYTELMKPFIDFIIAAVLVLITSPVMLVAAIMIKLDSKGPVIFRQERYGKNGVKFNIYKFRTMRTDAPKYSASPTTSNDPRITRLGRLLRKTSLDELPQLINIIKGDMSFVGPRPEQKRIVEESYTDLERRRFLVKPGITGLWQVSDVRKDPIHHNLQYDFHYISNVSILMDIKILFKTVVVMVKSNTF; encoded by the coding sequence GTGAAACTTTCAGGACCGGAATACTTTGGGAGTGGAGAAGCCATAGCCAAAGAGGGAACGGCGGCAGTGCTTGAGCAGCCTTACTCGCAACGTGTTGGTGGGTATACTGAATTGATGAAACCTTTCATCGATTTTATTATAGCGGCAGTGCTGGTATTAATTACTTCACCAGTCATGCTTGTAGCAGCGATTATGATTAAACTTGATTCTAAAGGACCTGTGATATTCAGGCAAGAACGTTACGGGAAAAATGGAGTCAAATTTAATATTTATAAATTTAGAACAATGCGTACGGATGCTCCGAAGTACAGTGCCTCTCCAACGACAAGTAATGACCCTAGAATTACACGGCTAGGTAGATTACTTCGTAAGACTAGCTTGGATGAGTTACCACAACTGATTAACATCATCAAAGGGGATATGAGCTTTGTGGGTCCAAGGCCTGAACAAAAAAGAATTGTAGAAGAAAGCTATACCGATCTGGAACGCAGAAGATTTTTGGTAAAGCCAGGGATCACTGGTTTGTGGCAAGTAAGTGATGTGAGAAAGGACCCTATACATCATAACTTACAGTACGATTTTCACTATATTTCAAATGTCTCTATTCTAATGGATATTAAAATTCTGTTCAAAACTGTTGTTGTAATGGTAAAGAGTAATACATTCTAG
- a CDS encoding NAD-dependent epimerase/dehydratase family protein: MKHIVVTGAAGFLGSHLVRSLVQQENQVTGIDNLSTGVFQNLQEVIKSPLFHFHQADVTQASSLDIFNQQNVDEVYHLASPASPKFYQADAFGTIWVNTKGTNNLLELAHKKGARLVYASTSEAYGDPEVHPQPESYRGNVNTWGPRACYDEAKRLGEVICYEYFTKQQVEVKVARIFNTYSAGLRNDDGRVISNFVTQALTGTDITIYGDGSQTRSFCYVDDNIRGLQLLMASESANGQIVNIGNPNEYTILELAHLVKELTHSNSNVTFLPLPEDDPKVRRPVIDKARDLLGWEPLVPLDQGLKLTIDNYRELLLETQFE, from the coding sequence TTGAAACATATAGTGGTTACTGGAGCAGCTGGCTTTCTTGGCTCGCATCTCGTCAGATCGCTTGTTCAACAAGAAAATCAAGTAACGGGGATAGACAACTTATCTACAGGTGTTTTTCAAAATCTACAAGAGGTGATTAAGAGCCCTCTCTTTCACTTTCATCAAGCAGATGTAACTCAGGCCAGTTCACTTGACATATTCAACCAACAAAATGTTGATGAAGTGTATCATCTAGCCTCTCCAGCCTCCCCTAAATTCTATCAAGCAGATGCTTTTGGTACAATCTGGGTGAATACAAAAGGAACTAATAATTTATTAGAACTTGCTCATAAAAAAGGAGCTAGGCTGGTATATGCTAGTACGAGTGAGGCATACGGGGATCCTGAAGTTCACCCGCAGCCTGAGAGTTATCGGGGGAATGTAAACACCTGGGGCCCAAGGGCCTGTTATGATGAGGCCAAACGTCTTGGCGAGGTTATATGTTATGAATACTTCACTAAACAACAGGTTGAAGTTAAGGTTGCGCGCATTTTTAATACTTATTCTGCCGGATTACGGAATGATGACGGGCGTGTTATTTCCAACTTTGTAACACAAGCTTTAACAGGTACGGATATTACGATTTATGGTGATGGTTCACAGACGCGCTCCTTCTGTTATGTTGATGACAATATTAGAGGACTACAATTACTTATGGCTTCAGAAAGCGCTAATGGACAAATTGTGAATATTGGAAATCCGAATGAATATACCATTCTTGAATTGGCACATTTGGTTAAAGAGTTAACACACTCGAACAGTAATGTTACATTTCTGCCTTTACCGGAGGATGATCCCAAAGTAAGACGTCCTGTGATTGATAAGGCACGAGATTTGCTTGGGTGGGAACCGCTGGTTCCTTTGGATCAGGGACTAAAGCTTACGATTGATAATTATCGTGAATTACTGTTGGAAACTCAATTTGAATGA
- a CDS encoding GDP-L-fucose synthase has translation MEKDKKIYIAGHRGLVGSAIDRALREQGYTSILTRTSSELDLRDNQAVDEFFASEQPDFVFLAAAKVGGIVANNDYPADFIRDNLLIQTNVIDASYRYGVEKLLFLGSTCIYPKMAPQPLREEYLLTGELEPTNKAYAIAKIAGITMCQSYNRQYGTRFISVMPTNMYGPNDNFDLTTSHVLPALLRKFHDARTQSLPSVEVWGSGSPLREFLHADDLAEACIFLMDQYEEDEIINVGVGRDITIKDLALLIRSIVGYEGEIIFDASKPDGTPRKLVDVTKINDLGWFARIELEDGIRSIYELYISDSLVKR, from the coding sequence ATGGAGAAGGATAAAAAAATTTATATTGCTGGTCATAGAGGGCTAGTTGGATCTGCAATTGATCGGGCGTTACGTGAACAGGGATATACTTCGATTCTAACTCGTACAAGTTCAGAATTGGATCTACGTGACAATCAGGCTGTAGATGAGTTTTTTGCATCTGAACAGCCTGATTTTGTTTTTCTTGCTGCTGCTAAAGTTGGTGGAATTGTTGCGAATAACGATTACCCGGCAGACTTTATCAGAGATAATTTATTAATTCAAACAAATGTAATTGATGCTTCATATCGATACGGTGTTGAAAAGCTACTTTTTCTCGGATCAACGTGTATTTATCCAAAGATGGCCCCTCAGCCATTGAGGGAGGAATACCTACTTACTGGTGAGCTTGAACCAACCAATAAAGCTTATGCCATTGCTAAGATCGCTGGAATCACAATGTGCCAATCCTATAACAGGCAATATGGTACTCGTTTCATTTCCGTGATGCCAACCAATATGTATGGACCCAATGATAATTTTGATCTGACTACATCACATGTATTACCTGCATTGTTGCGGAAATTTCACGATGCCAGGACACAATCCTTGCCTTCTGTTGAGGTCTGGGGAAGTGGGTCTCCGTTGCGAGAATTTCTTCACGCGGATGATTTAGCCGAAGCCTGCATCTTTCTAATGGATCAATATGAGGAAGATGAAATTATTAATGTAGGCGTTGGCAGAGATATTACTATTAAGGATTTGGCATTGTTAATTCGTTCAATTGTAGGGTATGAGGGAGAAATTATATTTGATGCATCTAAACCAGATGGTACACCACGTAAACTGGTTGATGTTACTAAAATTAACGATTTGGGATGGTTCGCACGTATTGAACTGGAAGATGGTATACGTTCTATTTATGAATTATATATCAGCGATTCGCTAGTTAAGCGGTAA
- the gmd gene encoding GDP-mannose 4,6-dehydratase, which yields MKKALITGITGQDGSYLAELLLNKGYKVYGMRRRTSTPNYENVEHIKEQIEWLSGDLTDMASLIEAVRVSDPDEVYNLAAQSFVAASWPQPLATGQITALSVTNMLEAVRLIKPNARFYQASSSEMFGRVVETPQKETTPFYPRSPYGVAKVYGHWITVNYRESYNMFACSGILFNHESPRRGIEFVTRKVTDGVARIKLGMTAELRLGNLDAKRDWGFAGDYVKAMWLMLQQEQPDDFVISTGETHTVEELVEVAFSYVGLDWRNHVVLDEKFVRPAEVDLLLGNCSKAKQVLGWELEVNFKQLVHMMVDADMTRLSQSKEMVNI from the coding sequence ATGAAAAAAGCTCTGATTACTGGAATTACAGGTCAAGATGGTTCCTATCTTGCCGAATTACTATTGAATAAAGGATACAAGGTATATGGTATGCGTAGAAGAACGAGTACACCAAATTATGAGAATGTTGAGCACATTAAGGAGCAGATTGAGTGGTTGTCCGGAGATCTTACCGACATGGCTTCTTTAATTGAAGCAGTACGGGTGAGTGATCCGGATGAAGTTTATAATCTGGCTGCACAATCTTTTGTGGCAGCGTCTTGGCCTCAACCACTGGCTACAGGACAGATTACAGCTTTATCCGTTACTAACATGCTTGAGGCGGTCCGTTTAATTAAGCCAAATGCCAGATTCTATCAGGCTTCCAGCAGTGAGATGTTTGGTCGTGTAGTTGAGACGCCCCAAAAAGAAACAACACCGTTTTACCCTCGCAGTCCTTATGGTGTAGCGAAAGTATATGGACATTGGATTACCGTTAACTATCGTGAAAGTTATAATATGTTCGCATGTTCAGGAATATTGTTTAATCATGAATCCCCTCGTCGTGGTATTGAATTTGTTACTCGTAAAGTTACAGACGGCGTAGCCCGTATTAAGTTAGGCATGACCGCGGAGTTGCGACTAGGGAATTTGGATGCAAAGCGCGATTGGGGATTTGCGGGAGATTATGTTAAAGCTATGTGGTTGATGTTGCAACAGGAACAGCCGGATGATTTTGTGATTTCAACTGGTGAAACCCACACCGTTGAAGAATTAGTAGAGGTTGCGTTCTCCTACGTAGGTTTGGATTGGAGAAACCACGTTGTTTTAGATGAGAAATTTGTTAGACCAGCAGAGGTTGACCTCTTACTGGGTAACTGTTCCAAGGCGAAGCAAGTACTTGGTTGGGAACTTGAGGTTAATTTTAAACAACTGGTGCACATGATGGTTGATGCAGATATGACTCGATTGTCACAATCTAAAGAGATGGTTAACATTTAG
- a CDS encoding polysaccharide biosynthesis C-terminal domain-containing protein gives MGKGVLHLFGSNVSIKVVAILFSFYIAKYYGAHFLGIYTLFFSIYGIGQFTCKLGLFYALEKRISEIRKDEGQIISVTILINTGLLLLSLLATFVFRSFLNGYIGVDNAAYYLMLCIVIANFGNLLSILIKAQKNIVAYSRIMFIKEVVPRVFSMIVLIWIGDIRVLFSAIIVGEIVASLYSLIALKKVKLERPTKHAFSQLYSLTKYNAVMEVRTLTFSWIDVWMIGFFLTKELVGIYQLAWQIASGILIVNKTLATAYFPYFSEWAANNKLDQLKNYLNKKVYMYLLFPIPVFFGSLIYSEDIMRLFNNTFAEGKWVLAILAVCAIFRSIQELYSKVLVAMDHARLSFIASTYSGITNIVLNLALVPWIGIEGAAISTSFCAIIDFIVCRHYLKKVFSYTMPRIQYIPNIVASFIMLVMLLLFKYGLEIRNIFVGLMLGVLLWFISLLFNRTYRDELLSFATFRKLRQKLNG, from the coding sequence ATGGGCAAAGGTGTATTGCACTTATTCGGAAGTAATGTATCGATTAAAGTAGTTGCTATTTTATTCTCATTCTATATCGCCAAATATTATGGAGCACACTTTTTGGGGATTTACACTTTATTTTTCTCGATATACGGTATAGGACAATTCACCTGCAAGTTGGGATTGTTCTATGCACTGGAGAAAAGAATCAGTGAGATTCGCAAAGATGAAGGTCAGATTATCTCGGTTACGATCTTAATAAATACGGGGTTGTTGTTACTCTCATTACTGGCAACCTTTGTATTTAGATCATTTCTCAATGGTTATATTGGTGTGGATAATGCTGCATATTACTTGATGTTGTGTATCGTAATTGCTAATTTTGGAAATCTACTTTCGATTTTGATTAAAGCTCAGAAAAATATTGTTGCGTACTCAAGAATTATGTTCATTAAAGAAGTGGTACCTCGTGTGTTCTCAATGATTGTTTTGATATGGATAGGGGATATTCGTGTACTATTTTCAGCAATAATTGTTGGAGAAATCGTTGCTTCATTATATTCGCTTATAGCATTGAAAAAAGTAAAGCTTGAACGTCCTACCAAACATGCTTTCAGTCAATTGTATTCTCTTACAAAATATAATGCTGTAATGGAAGTTAGGACTTTGACATTTAGTTGGATCGATGTATGGATGATTGGTTTTTTCCTTACCAAAGAATTGGTGGGAATTTATCAATTAGCCTGGCAGATTGCTAGCGGGATATTAATTGTTAATAAAACATTGGCAACCGCTTATTTTCCTTACTTCAGCGAATGGGCAGCGAATAATAAACTGGATCAACTAAAAAATTACCTTAATAAAAAGGTTTATATGTATTTACTATTTCCTATTCCAGTATTTTTTGGGAGCTTAATCTATTCCGAGGATATTATGAGGTTATTCAACAATACGTTTGCCGAGGGGAAATGGGTTCTTGCTATATTGGCAGTTTGTGCAATATTTCGGTCAATACAGGAGCTGTACAGCAAGGTTCTTGTAGCCATGGATCATGCAAGACTTTCGTTTATCGCTTCTACCTACTCAGGCATTACAAACATTGTCCTTAACCTGGCTCTCGTACCTTGGATTGGCATTGAAGGTGCTGCAATATCAACATCGTTCTGTGCCATTATTGACTTTATAGTCTGTCGTCACTATTTAAAGAAGGTGTTCAGTTATACCATGCCAAGAATTCAGTACATTCCTAATATTGTAGCATCGTTTATCATGCTCGTTATGCTCTTATTATTTAAATACGGTTTGGAGATAAGAAATATCTTTGTGGGCCTCATGTTGGGTGTATTGTTGTGGTTCATATCTTTGTTGTTTAACCGGACTTACCGAGATGAACTTTTGAGTTTTGCAACCTTTAGGAAGCTTAGGCAGAAATTGAATGGCTAA
- a CDS encoding glycosyltransferase family 8 protein → MIAVIVTDDNYAQHLGVTLTSLFENKKSSQPLKTYLISNGLKPENHEKLKRIFERYQSVCVFLDIDTKKFAHLSVKNHMSHAAYYKISIPELIPEEKVIFLDCDLVIQEDISDFWNVDIKDYHLAAVENPDFNRFDQLRIPVGSRTFNSGVMLLNLKAWRENNISEKVMEFLVSNSHKTALHDQDGFNSVLYDKWLSVAPKWNQQTKFFSMKLNESSFSQEEWHEALKRPAIIHFTTSSKPWQYTNIHPFKAEYYRYLKMTEWNDFVPQGKNLKNQLKKWIIMTLPAPLLVRIRKNLQIKKNKMVYEDVAK, encoded by the coding sequence ATGATTGCGGTTATTGTTACAGATGATAATTATGCTCAGCATCTGGGGGTAACGCTGACTTCATTATTTGAAAATAAAAAATCAAGTCAGCCTTTAAAAACGTATCTGATCAGCAACGGACTCAAACCCGAAAATCATGAAAAATTAAAACGTATTTTTGAGCGTTACCAGTCTGTTTGCGTATTTCTGGATATTGATACAAAAAAGTTTGCCCACTTGTCTGTCAAAAATCACATGAGTCATGCAGCGTATTACAAAATTTCTATTCCTGAACTTATACCGGAGGAGAAAGTCATCTTTCTGGATTGTGACTTGGTAATACAGGAGGATATCTCTGATTTTTGGAATGTGGATATTAAGGATTACCACCTTGCTGCCGTAGAAAATCCTGATTTTAATCGTTTTGACCAACTACGTATTCCAGTAGGCTCCCGTACATTCAATTCGGGTGTAATGCTTCTTAATCTTAAGGCGTGGAGAGAAAACAATATCTCGGAAAAAGTCATGGAATTTCTAGTGAGTAATTCTCATAAGACAGCACTACATGACCAAGATGGGTTCAATTCTGTACTTTATGATAAGTGGCTATCTGTTGCGCCCAAGTGGAATCAACAAACCAAATTTTTTAGTATGAAATTGAATGAATCATCATTTTCTCAAGAAGAATGGCATGAAGCATTAAAGAGACCTGCTATTATCCATTTCACAACTTCTTCAAAGCCTTGGCAATATACAAATATTCATCCGTTTAAAGCGGAGTATTACAGATATCTTAAAATGACAGAATGGAACGATTTTGTTCCTCAAGGTAAAAACCTCAAAAACCAATTGAAAAAGTGGATCATAATGACTCTTCCTGCGCCATTATTGGTCCGTATTCGCAAGAATCTGCAAATCAAAAAAAATAAAATGGTATACGAAGATGTAGCCAAATGA
- a CDS encoding O-antigen ligase family protein, whose product MSTYLKNINLQLFVATMAPLGFFYKKGEGGGLLDITLLIYAVLYVMVVYNMLIKKEKLALFKYDAVVYLVLIVMSFSLLYTPQPMAGLVKFLKFTVMGVGMIYILRSFVKRKDDITKFYKYFIFNSFVIQVLILIDFAANEFPVGRYKYHGVHPIATAMLGATSLLIVLILFSARKVKFSTTLILLLTSTSILIIGASKGPILAIAITLFLMMRGLKKVNIKLMLFLGVILVVLLNLSAVQKYTEFLTDRISNTAGSESSAVRLNLYDQAERIFYENPILGAGIGTLKEYPHNLFLEILAENGLLLGFMLIIVLLMVCKSYFGFLLDKSLDINYSLSLSLVIISFVSLMVSWTYVDQKYLYMGLGTLIMVHSSLVNQPKYEVEALKRTEKSLRTTTL is encoded by the coding sequence ATGTCCACATACTTGAAAAATATCAATCTGCAGTTATTTGTTGCCACCATGGCTCCATTGGGTTTCTTTTACAAAAAGGGAGAGGGTGGTGGGCTATTAGATATCACACTCTTAATTTATGCCGTCCTTTATGTCATGGTTGTTTATAATATGCTGATAAAAAAAGAAAAGCTGGCTCTTTTTAAATATGACGCAGTCGTTTATCTAGTTCTTATAGTAATGAGTTTCAGTCTGCTGTACACTCCGCAACCCATGGCTGGATTAGTGAAATTTTTGAAATTTACTGTCATGGGAGTAGGCATGATATATATACTGCGGTCCTTTGTTAAAAGAAAAGACGACATAACAAAATTTTATAAGTACTTTATATTTAATAGTTTTGTAATTCAAGTGCTCATTCTTATTGATTTTGCAGCGAATGAATTTCCTGTGGGTAGGTACAAATATCATGGGGTGCACCCAATTGCTACGGCTATGTTAGGGGCCACTTCTCTTTTAATTGTACTCATTTTGTTCTCGGCAAGAAAAGTGAAGTTTTCAACAACGCTGATTCTTTTGCTCACGAGCACTTCCATTTTAATTATTGGTGCCTCAAAAGGCCCAATACTTGCAATTGCGATCACCTTGTTCCTGATGATGAGAGGGCTTAAGAAGGTGAATATCAAGTTAATGCTTTTCCTTGGAGTCATTCTTGTTGTTTTGTTGAATTTAAGTGCAGTACAAAAATACACTGAATTTTTGACGGATCGAATCTCAAATACGGCTGGCTCGGAATCTTCAGCAGTTCGTTTGAACTTGTATGATCAGGCAGAAAGAATTTTTTATGAAAATCCTATATTAGGTGCAGGTATCGGTACACTAAAGGAGTATCCTCATAATTTATTTTTAGAGATACTTGCAGAGAACGGACTTCTATTAGGGTTTATGCTGATTATTGTTCTATTAATGGTTTGCAAATCCTACTTCGGTTTCTTGTTAGATAAATCGTTGGATATTAATTACTCACTTTCATTATCACTTGTCATTATTTCATTTGTAAGCTTGATGGTTAGTTGGACATACGTGGATCAGAAATATTTGTATATGGGACTGGGTACACTTATTATGGTGCACAGCTCTTTGGTCAATCAGCCGAAGTATGAAGTTGAAGCGCTGAAGAGAACAGAGAAATCATTGAGAACAACTACTCTTTAG